From Xenopus tropicalis strain Nigerian chromosome 3, UCB_Xtro_10.0, whole genome shotgun sequence, the proteins below share one genomic window:
- the ndnfl1.1 gene encoding protein NDNF-like translates to MEKLLLILVFSIQSSSYSLGGDVLSPLHANHMSNARSPLPIGQRVDGFLRMDKPSRFYFVANGSHDILTLRVTPCESPLFWTLSGVHNKRAHGAGGVNKGHLRPHNQPLHTRTLFSFQGNGEETFTTGVTSDSLYFLDIASLESDTSFQVFVWDHKNQGNLWPQLPNDSQLEITSAEEDRIKLSWKPSLGDGKKINYCVFVNKQHNVKTLCATESNINKMFSNQLKENEGKSSKSLDPAMKTSKKNSNNLKENVMEQKINHDQLSSKNFVGAQKVCVGHWTNATISKLKPKTLYYFDVFAVNSHTGTSLAYTGTFAETKNKHRSQLATLPNDEMVNIFLKSKVLRMMTVDLPAHGDKWLFIHSCLHKVHLQVTVNGKVIISQNIHRAHNFKISGKPKTSCIITLKSSKGGPGLVKILATTAHNHLPFPNLSSDIGFSVHNSTCSSATVTWTGSGHGTKYCIYARHLEQNLDLKLIHKHQNSCLSTNSRSKAERVFCKHAGPHSPRVEKIKDLKPGKTYLLDLYFIGLHNSTIKFPSRVVRTQGWCS, encoded by the exons ATGGAAAAGCTGCTTCTCATTCTAGTGTTTTCCATTCAGTCCTCGTCCTATAGTCTTGGGGGTGATGTCTTGTCTCCATTACATGCAAATCATATGAGTAACGCCAGGAGCCCACTTCCTATTGGACAAAGAGTGGATGGCTTTCTACGCATGGACAAACCTTCCAG ATTTTACTTTGTTGCAAATGGAAGTCATGACATATTGACTCTCAGAGTAACTCCATGTGAATCGCCACTTTTCTGGACCCTATCTGGCGTACACAACAAGAGGGCTCATGGGGCAGGAG gaGTTAATAAGGGACACCTCAGGCCTCATAACCAGCCTCTGCACACCAGGACACTTTTTTCCTTTCAGGGCAACGGAGAAGAGACCTTCACTACAGGTGTGACCTCAGATAGTTTGTATTTTCTTGACATTGCATCTCTGGAGTCAGACACCAGCTTCCAAGTCTTTGTCTGGGACCACAAAAATCAAGGTAACCTGTGGCCTCAGCTTCCAAATGATTCTCAGCTTGAGATTACTTCTGCGGAAGAGGACAGAATAAAGCTGTCATGGAAACCCAGTCTGGGAGATGGCAAGAAGATCAATTATTGTGTATTTGTAAATAAGCAACACAATGTCAAAACCTTGTGTGCTACCGAGTCCAACATAAATAAAATGTTCAGTAATCAACTGAAGGAAAATGAAGGCAAATCGAGTAAATCTTTGGACCCAGCTATGAAGACatctaaaaaaaattctaacaATCTTAAAGAAAATGTTATGGAGCAAAAGATCAACCATGATCAATTGTCTAGCAAGAATTTTGTGGGAGCTCAAAAGGTGTGCGTCGGGCACTGGACAAATGCCACCATTTCTAAATTAAAGCCTAAAACTCTTTATTACTTTGATGTTTTTGCTGTGAACTCTCACACAGGCACAAGTTTAGCATATACAGGGACCTTTGCAGAAACTAAAAACAAGCACAGGTCACAGTTAGCAACTCTTCCTAATGATGAGATGGTGAACATCTTCCTCAAAAGCAAAGTTCTAAGAATGATGACTGTTGACCTTCCAGCCCATGGGGACAAATGGCTCTTCATTCATTCATGTCTCCATAAGGTTCATCTTCAGGTCACAGTAAATGGAAAGGTCATTATATCCCAAAACATCCACAGAGCTCATAACTTCAAGATTTCTGGCAAACCAAAAACCAGCTGCATCATTACATTGAAATCTAGCAAGGGCGGTCCAGGTCTGGTGAAAATCCTTGCTACTACTGCCCATAACCACTTGCCCTTCCCGAACCTTTCCTCGGACATCGGTTTTTCTGTTCATAACTCAACCTGCTCGTCAGCTACCGTGACATGGACCGGAAGTGGACATGGGACCAAATACTGCATTTATGCCAGGCACCTAGAGCAGAACTTGGATCTAAAGTTGATTCACAAGCATCAAAACAGCTGCCTCAGCACAAACAGCCGCTCTAAAGCTGAAAGAGTGTTTTGCAAACATGCAGGGCCCCATTCCCCAAGAGTGGAAAAAATCAAAGATCTGAAACCTGGGAAAACCTATCTCTTGGATCTGTACTTCATAGGTCTTCACAACAGCACCATCAAGTTCCCCAGCCGTGTTGTAAGAACTCAGGGTTGGTGCTCCTGA